In one Rutidosis leptorrhynchoides isolate AG116_Rl617_1_P2 chromosome 8, CSIRO_AGI_Rlap_v1, whole genome shotgun sequence genomic region, the following are encoded:
- the LOC139861500 gene encoding receptor-like serine/threonine-protein kinase At4g25390, with the protein MPSRLPVSPSPQPPPQHHQQIRLVPPLAVAFSFLLLLSFCFRKFTTRKRTVPSDSKPPHKFSYTALRAATSSFSPSNLLGQGGFGSVYRGTLINNQNVAVKVMDAGSLQGEREFQNELFFAGKIDSDHVLSVIGFSSDRRRRRMVLVYELMTNGSLQDCLFHRKSVELKVWSKRLSIAIDIAKGIEYLHHYCDPPIIHGDIKPSNILLDDNFNAKIGDFGLARLKPEDECRIDLNCKIEQLKRSGNSIVEDNGSVFEETASLSTTVCDEFSVVPDQSPESFVTVPNGETSPEPDTINRSPQKAAGGDVSLSDAMSLESGGGASLKKNGTRKKSTSGKDWWWKQDNSLSESGRVKDYVLEWIGSEIKKERPKTEWITTEASSSAGPANKSEKKNKKSKKRLDWWISLDDDKNVKKPKRRPAREWWKEEYCDELAKKKKKEDKKKQGKEMNTHNFNNDNWWQKDDEMYVERKKKRSRSRFGSRGSMDWWLDGFSGELWKARHNSHDSVSGDIARSCGISSTPSMRGTVCYVAPEYSFGGDLSEKCDVYSYGVLLLVVIAGRRPLQVTGSPMSEFQRANLLSWARHLARAGKLIDLVDQSIECLDKEQALVSIVVALLCLQKSPAQRPSMKEVVAMLSGELEPPPLPVEYSPSTPSRFRSRRKARLVS; encoded by the coding sequence atgccaTCTCGATTACCTGTATCTCCATCTCCACAACCACCACCGCAACACCACCAACAAATCCGGCTAGTTCCACCACTCGCCGTCGCTTTCTCTTTCCTCCTACTTCTATCCTTCTGTTTCCGTAAATTCACAACACGTAAACGCACCGTTCCTTCCGACTCTAAACCACCTCATAAGTTTTCCTACACCGCCTTACGCGCCGCCACGTCATCATTTTCTCCTTCAAACCTCCTCGGTCAAGGCGGTTTTGGCTCCGTGTACCGCGGAACCCTAATTAACAACCAAAACGTCGCCGTTAAGGTTATGGATGCCGGTTCCTTACAAGGTGAACGTGAGTTTCAAAACGAGCTTTTCTTCGCCGGAAAAATCGATTCCGATCATGTTCTCTCCGTCATCGGATTCTCGTCGGACCGACGACGACGGCGTATGGTGCTTGTTTATGAGCTTATGACTAACGGTAGCTTACAGGATTGCTTGTTTCATCGTAAGTCTGTAGAATTAAAGGTGTGGAGTAAGCGGCTTTCAATTGCGATCGATATTGCTAAAGGTATTGAGTATCTTCATCATTATTGTGATCCGCCGATTATACACGGTGATATAAAACCTAGTAATATATTATTAGATGATAATTTTAATGCGAAGATTGGGGATTTTGGTTTAGCTAGGTTAAAACCAGAAGATGAGTGTCGAAttgatttaaattgtaaaattgagCAATTAAAAAGGTCAGGTAATTCAATTGTTGAGGATAATGGATCTGTATTTGAGGAGACTGCGAGTTTATCAACTACTGTGTGTGACGAGTTTAGTGTAGTTCCTGATCAGTCACCGGAGAGTTTCGTTACGGTTCCGAACGGTGAAACATCGCCTGAACCGGATACGATTAATCGGTCTCCGCAGAAGGCTGCGGGAGGGGATGTGAGTTTATCAGATGCGATGAGCCTGGAGAGCGGGGGAGGTGCTAGTTTGAAGAAGAATGGGACGAGGAAAAAGAGTACTTCGGGTAAGGATTGGTGGTGGAAACAAGATAATAGTCTGTCTGAATCGGGTCGTGTGAAGGACTATGTGTTGGAGTGGATTGGGAGTGAGATTAAGAAGGAGAGGCCGAAGACGGAATGGATTACAACCGAGGCCTCGTCTAGTGCGGGACCAGCAAATAAGTCtgagaagaagaataagaagagtAAGAAGCGATTGGATTGGTGGATTTCGTTGGATGATGATAAGAATGTGAAGAAACCGAAGAGAAGACCAGCTAGGGAATGGTGGAAAGAGGAGTATTGTGATGAACTtgctaagaagaagaaaaaggaggaCAAGAAGAAACAGGGGAAAGAGATGAATACTCATAACTTTAACAATGATAACTGGTGGCAGAAAGATGATGAAATGTATgtggaaagaaagaagaaaaggagcAGAAGCAGGTTTGGTAGCAGAGGTAGTATGGATTGGTGGTTGGATGGATTTAGCGGTGAGCTTTGGAAAGCGCGACACAATAGTCACGATTCCGTTAGCGGAGATATAGCAAGAAGTTGTGGTATTAGCAGCACACCGAGCATGAGAGGAACCGTGTGCTACGTTGCTCCTGAGTATTCATTCGGTGGAGATTTATCTGAGAAGTGTGATGTTTATAGCTACGgggttttacttttagttgtgattGCTGGTCGAAGGCCGCTTCAAGTTACTGGATCACCCATGTCGGAATTTCAACGGGCGAATCTTTTATCGTGGGCCCGTCATCTTGCTCGTGCAGGAAAACTAATTGATCTTGTGGATCAGTCTATTGAATGTTTAGATAAGGAGCAAGCTTTAGTTTCTATTGTGGTGGCACTACTTTGTTTGCAAAAGTCACCTGCACAACGGCCTTCAATGAAAGAAGTAGTGGCCATGCTTTCTGGTGAGCTGGAGCCACCCCCTTTACCAGTTGAATATTCACCTTCTACACCGTCCCGTTTCAGGTCTCGTAGGAAAGCTCGGTTAGTTTCTTAA